A window of the Geothermobacter ehrlichii genome harbors these coding sequences:
- a CDS encoding primosomal protein N', with protein MSDRVLIAEVAVAAPLTKTLSYLVPDALAGEVRIGMRLSVPLGRRRAVGFLLELTRGPARGLKPVAALLDPEPLIPETLIPLFRRAAAYYQHPIGQVIATALPAGLAGRGEAPPVLRETFYRPTAAEGRPRGERQARMLELIRMRGEVSLSELRQLFPSPYPQLKRLLEAELVSCRTEERLRDPFLSWPVAPDSGPLLTAEQDEALKRLQPLLEAPRFETFLLHGVTGSGKTEVYLRAIDRVVGLGRTALVLVPEIALTPQLVARFRARFAGRAEISVLHSGLSDGERYDAWRSILRGRAEIVIGARSAVFAPLQRLGLIVVDEEHEASYKQSEGFRYHARDLALLRGQQQRIPVLLGSATPSLPSYHRMVSGQGVLLTLRERAGGQPLPTVELVDMTETLFRTLLSEPLVGALRANLERGEQSLLLLNRRGFAPYLLCGSCGRGFRCPNCDISLTWHRSEGSLRCHYCDFGQPPPDACPACGGIDLDPQGAGTERLEAELSELFPAARIARMDRDTTSGKGAHRSLVEGMLAGRFDILVGTQMVAKGHDFPGVTLVGVLNADAPLNFPDFRAGERTFALLAQVAGRAGRGDRPGRVLLQTFSPDHYVFDAVVSHDYRRFCEAELAARRSLGYPPFGHLVNLVLAGNLQSRVEEAAAALAARLQPLPTGVEILGPVPCLLPRLRGRFRMQILLKASRRPPLRQLLDRLAALSRPVPAGVSLAVDVDPVDMF; from the coding sequence ATGTCGGATCGAGTTCTGATCGCCGAGGTCGCGGTGGCGGCCCCCCTGACGAAGACCCTCTCCTACCTGGTTCCGGACGCCCTGGCCGGCGAGGTCCGGATCGGCATGCGCCTGTCCGTTCCCCTGGGACGCCGGCGGGCGGTCGGTTTTCTGCTCGAACTGACCCGCGGCCCGGCCAGGGGACTGAAGCCGGTCGCGGCCCTGCTCGATCCGGAACCGCTGATTCCCGAGACCCTGATCCCCCTCTTTCGGCGCGCCGCCGCCTACTATCAGCATCCCATCGGCCAGGTGATCGCCACGGCGCTGCCCGCCGGTCTGGCCGGCCGGGGAGAAGCGCCGCCGGTGCTGCGGGAAACCTTCTACCGGCCCACCGCCGCCGAAGGCCGGCCCCGGGGGGAGCGGCAGGCGCGGATGCTCGAGCTGATCCGGATGCGGGGGGAAGTGAGTCTGAGCGAACTGCGGCAACTTTTCCCCTCGCCCTATCCGCAGCTGAAGCGGCTGCTGGAGGCGGAGCTTGTCAGTTGCCGGACGGAAGAGCGGCTGCGCGATCCTTTCCTCTCCTGGCCGGTCGCGCCCGACAGCGGTCCGCTGCTGACGGCGGAGCAGGACGAGGCGCTGAAGCGACTTCAGCCGCTGCTGGAGGCTCCCCGCTTCGAAACCTTTCTGCTGCACGGCGTGACCGGCAGTGGCAAGACCGAAGTCTACCTGCGGGCTATTGACCGGGTTGTCGGGCTGGGGCGGACAGCCCTGGTGCTGGTGCCGGAGATCGCCCTGACGCCGCAACTGGTGGCCCGTTTCCGGGCCCGGTTTGCCGGACGGGCCGAGATCAGCGTGCTGCACTCGGGGCTGTCCGACGGCGAGCGCTACGATGCCTGGCGCAGCATCCTGCGCGGCCGGGCCGAGATCGTCATCGGTGCCCGCTCGGCGGTTTTCGCCCCCCTGCAACGGCTGGGGCTGATCGTGGTCGACGAGGAGCACGAGGCGAGCTACAAGCAGAGCGAGGGGTTTCGCTACCATGCCCGCGACCTGGCGCTGCTGCGCGGTCAGCAGCAGCGGATTCCCGTTCTGCTCGGCAGCGCTACTCCGTCCCTGCCGAGCTATCATCGCATGGTGTCGGGGCAGGGAGTTTTGCTGACCCTGAGGGAGCGGGCCGGTGGACAGCCCCTGCCGACGGTCGAGCTGGTCGACATGACAGAAACCCTCTTCCGCACCCTGCTCTCCGAACCCCTGGTCGGCGCCCTGCGTGCCAACCTGGAGCGGGGCGAACAGAGCCTGCTGCTGCTCAACCGGCGGGGATTCGCCCCCTATCTGCTCTGCGGCTCCTGCGGCCGGGGGTTTCGCTGCCCCAACTGCGATATCAGCCTCACCTGGCACCGGAGCGAAGGCAGTCTGCGCTGTCACTACTGTGATTTCGGGCAACCGCCGCCCGACGCCTGCCCGGCCTGCGGCGGCATCGATCTCGATCCGCAGGGGGCCGGGACCGAGCGGCTGGAGGCGGAACTGAGCGAACTCTTTCCCGCGGCGCGCATCGCCCGCATGGACCGGGACACCACCAGCGGCAAGGGGGCGCACCGCAGCCTGGTCGAAGGGATGCTGGCAGGCCGGTTCGATATCCTGGTCGGCACTCAGATGGTCGCCAAGGGGCATGATTTCCCCGGCGTCACCCTGGTCGGCGTGCTCAACGCCGACGCGCCGCTCAATTTCCCCGATTTTCGCGCTGGAGAACGGACCTTCGCTCTGCTGGCGCAGGTGGCTGGCCGGGCCGGCCGCGGCGACCGGCCCGGCCGGGTTCTGCTGCAGACCTTCAGCCCGGACCACTATGTGTTCGATGCCGTTGTCAGCCACGACTACCGGCGGTTCTGCGAGGCCGAGCTGGCGGCGCGACGCAGTCTCGGCTATCCGCCTTTCGGCCACCTGGTCAATCTGGTGCTGGCCGGCAACCTGCAGTCGCGGGTGGAAGAGGCGGCCGCCGCCCTGGCCGCCCGCCTGCAGCCTCTGCCCACCGGCGTCGAGATTCTCGGCCCGGTTCCCTGCCTGCTGCCCCGGCTGCGCGGCCGCTTCCGGATGCAGATCCTGCTCAAGGCCTCCCGGCGGCCGCCACTGCGGCAGTTGCTCGACCGGCTGGCAGCGCTGTCGCGGCCGGTGCCGGCGGGGGTGAGTCTGGCGGTCGATGTCGATCCGGTCGACATGTTCTAG
- the mltA gene encoding murein transglycosylase A, with protein MKKGLLLFLVTVFALAACARAPEKRLEKAPPAVAAPAAVPADWRELPDWEEDDPRPVLAAFVEACRALRWRPGWRNSCEAAGNWPAATAEEARRFFVGYFRPWRLQQEDGSPEGLLTGYYVPELAGSPTPDRRFRYPVYGVPDDLLVIDLASVYPELARYRLRGRLDGRRVVPYWSRAEIDARPELLAGHELFWVEDPVGLFFLQIQGSGRIRLPDGERVLVNYADQNGHPYRSIGRLLLQRGEMTPDQMSMQNIRFWARRHPDRVAELLAENPSYIFFRRLGSEWLTPPGAMGLALVPERSLAVDPRYVPLGAPVFLDTTWPVGQAPLRRLMLALDTGGAIRGRVRADFFWGLGDEAGALAGRMKQPARLWLLLPADVRPPSFSGGE; from the coding sequence TTGAAGAAGGGCCTCCTGCTCTTTCTGGTAACGGTTTTCGCCCTGGCCGCCTGTGCCCGGGCGCCGGAGAAGAGGCTGGAAAAGGCCCCGCCCGCAGTTGCCGCGCCGGCCGCCGTGCCGGCCGACTGGCGGGAGCTGCCGGACTGGGAGGAGGATGACCCCCGTCCGGTTCTCGCCGCCTTTGTCGAGGCCTGTCGTGCCCTGCGCTGGCGGCCCGGCTGGCGCAACAGCTGCGAAGCGGCCGGCAATTGGCCGGCCGCCACCGCCGAAGAGGCGCGCCGCTTCTTTGTGGGCTATTTCCGTCCCTGGCGGCTGCAGCAGGAGGATGGTTCGCCCGAGGGACTGCTGACCGGCTATTACGTGCCGGAACTTGCCGGCAGCCCCACGCCGGACCGGCGATTCCGCTATCCCGTCTACGGGGTTCCCGACGATCTGCTGGTCATCGATCTGGCATCGGTCTATCCCGAGCTGGCGCGCTACCGGCTGCGGGGGCGGCTGGACGGCCGGCGGGTGGTCCCCTACTGGAGCCGAGCCGAAATCGACGCCCGTCCCGAGCTGCTGGCCGGGCATGAACTCTTCTGGGTCGAGGATCCGGTCGGGCTGTTTTTTCTGCAGATCCAGGGTTCGGGGCGCATCCGGCTTCCCGACGGCGAACGGGTGCTGGTCAACTATGCCGACCAGAACGGGCATCCCTACCGCTCCATCGGCCGACTGCTGCTTCAGCGGGGCGAGATGACGCCCGACCAGATGTCGATGCAGAACATCCGGTTCTGGGCCCGCCGGCATCCTGACCGGGTGGCGGAGCTGCTGGCGGAAAATCCGAGCTATATCTTTTTCCGCCGGCTTGGCTCCGAGTGGCTCACTCCCCCTGGCGCCATGGGACTGGCCCTGGTTCCCGAGCGCTCGCTGGCCGTCGATCCCCGCTATGTTCCCCTGGGGGCGCCGGTCTTTCTCGATACCACCTGGCCGGTCGGCCAGGCGCCACTGCGCCGGCTGATGCTGGCTCTCGATACCGGCGGCGCCATCAGGGGGCGGGTGCGGGCCGATTTCTTCTGGGGTCTGGGCGACGAGGCCGGCGCGCTGGCCGGGCGCATGAAACAGCCGGCGCGCCTCTGGTTGCTGCTGCCGGCGGATGTAAGACCGCCTTCGTTTTCCGGGGGCGAATGA